In Enterobacter sp. 638, a single window of DNA contains:
- a CDS encoding NarK family nitrate/nitrite MFS transporter, which translates to MSHSSAPERDTGAVISDWRPEDPVFWQQRGQRIASRNLWISVPCLLLAFCVWMLFSAVAVNLPKVGFKFTTDQLFMLTALPALSGALLRVPYAFMVPLFGGRRWTAFSTGIMIIPCVWLGFAVQDTSTPFSVFVTIALLCGFAGANFASSMANISFFFPKAKQGGALGINGGMGNMGVSVMQLIAPLAISVSIFAVFGGGGAVQPDGSMLYLQNAAWIWVPFLVVLTLMAWFFMNDLSASKASLSEQLPVLKRAHLWIMALLYLATFGSFIGFSAGFAMLSKTQFPDVQILHYAFFGPFIGALARSTGGMISDRLGGTRVTLVNFVLMAIFCGLLFLTLPTNGQGGNFGAFFAVFMVLFLTAGLGSASTFQMISVIFRKLTMDRVKAQGGNEEQAMRESATDTAAALGFISAIGAIGGFFIPKAFGISLDLTGSPAGAMKVFLVFYIACVFITWVVYGRNTKKNK; encoded by the coding sequence ATGAGTCACTCATCCGCCCCCGAAAGGGATACTGGTGCTGTTATTAGCGATTGGCGTCCGGAAGATCCGGTGTTCTGGCAACAGCGCGGGCAACGTATAGCAAGTCGTAATCTGTGGATTTCTGTTCCGTGTTTGTTGTTGGCGTTTTGTGTGTGGATGCTGTTTAGTGCCGTGGCGGTGAACTTACCTAAAGTCGGTTTTAAATTTACGACCGATCAGCTGTTTATGCTGACGGCGTTGCCTGCGTTGTCGGGGGCGCTGCTGCGTGTGCCTTACGCGTTTATGGTGCCGCTGTTTGGTGGACGTCGCTGGACGGCATTCAGTACCGGCATCATGATCATCCCTTGCGTGTGGCTGGGTTTTGCGGTGCAGGACACCTCGACACCGTTTAGCGTTTTCGTGACCATTGCACTGCTGTGCGGTTTTGCGGGGGCTAACTTCGCGTCCAGTATGGCGAACATCAGCTTCTTCTTCCCGAAAGCGAAGCAGGGCGGTGCCCTCGGTATTAACGGCGGCATGGGTAACATGGGCGTCAGCGTTATGCAGCTGATTGCGCCACTGGCGATCTCGGTCTCCATCTTCGCGGTGTTTGGCGGCGGTGGTGCGGTACAACCGGACGGCTCAATGCTGTATCTGCAGAATGCGGCCTGGATTTGGGTGCCGTTCCTGGTGGTGTTGACCCTGATGGCGTGGTTCTTCATGAACGACCTGTCCGCGTCTAAAGCCTCTCTGAGCGAACAGCTGCCGGTCCTTAAGCGCGCGCATCTGTGGATTATGGCGCTGCTCTATCTGGCGACGTTCGGATCGTTTATCGGCTTCTCTGCCGGTTTCGCCATGCTGTCGAAAACCCAGTTCCCGGATGTGCAGATCCTGCATTACGCGTTCTTTGGCCCATTCATTGGCGCACTGGCACGTTCTACCGGCGGGATGATTTCTGACCGTCTGGGCGGGACGCGCGTGACGCTGGTGAACTTTGTGTTGATGGCTATCTTCTGCGGACTGCTGTTCCTGACGCTGCCGACCAACGGTCAGGGCGGTAACTTTGGCGCTTTCTTCGCCGTGTTTATGGTGCTGTTCCTGACGGCCGGTCTGGGCAGCGCCTCGACCTTCCAGATGATTTCGGTGATTTTCCGTAAGCTGACGATGGATCGTGTGAAAGCGCAGGGTGGAAATGAAGAACAAGCGATGCGCGAATCTGCAACGGACACGGCGGCTGCGCTGGGCTTCATCTCTGCAATCGGCGCGATCGGCGGCTTCTTTATCCCGAAAGCCTTTGGTATCTCTCTCGATTTGACCGGTTCCCCTGCCGGTGCGATGAAAGTGTTCCTCGTCTTCTATATCGCCTGC
- the narX gene encoding nitrate/nitrite two-component system sensor histidine kinase NarX: MLKRLFSPLTLVNQLALIVLLSTAIGVTGMAISGWLVQGVQGSAHAINEAGSLRMQSYRLLAAVPLMPEDKPLLDDMERTAFSPELVIAAQRDGQQAQLKALQGYWHSQLEPGLKQAKSAETVADDVARFVARIDTLVSSFDSSTEMRIERVVMLHRAMALFMALLLIFTIVWLRARLLYPWQQLLAVARAVTERDFTQRAHISGRNEMAMLGQALNNMSGELAESYAVLEKRVQEKTAGLEQKNEILSFLWQANRRLHSQIPLCERLSPVLNGLQSLTLLHDIELRVYDVEDEENHQEFTCQSDMSCDDKGCHLCPRGLPPLTSSGTTLKWRLTDSHTQYGILLATLPTGRHLNHDQQQLVDTLVEQLTATLALDRHQEKQQQLIVMEERATIARELHDSIAQSLSCMKMQVSCLQMQDDGLPENSKQLLGQIRNELNTSWVQLRELLTTFRLQLTEPGLRPALESSCHEFSARLGFPVKLDYQLPPRFVPSHQAIHLLQIAREALSNTLKHASATAVTVTVSHHQNQVKLIVQDNGCGVPENAERSNHYGLIIMRDRAQSLRGDCQVRRGESGGTEVVVTFIPEKPLITSQGETHV; the protein is encoded by the coding sequence ATGTTAAAACGACTCTTCTCCCCGCTGACGCTGGTTAATCAGTTGGCCCTCATCGTGTTGCTGTCCACCGCCATTGGTGTGACCGGCATGGCGATCTCTGGCTGGCTGGTACAGGGCGTACAGGGTAGCGCCCATGCTATCAACGAGGCAGGTTCGCTGCGTATGCAGAGTTATCGCCTGCTGGCGGCCGTGCCGCTTATGCCGGAAGACAAACCCCTGCTCGACGATATGGAACGCACCGCCTTCAGCCCGGAACTGGTTATCGCCGCCCAGCGTGACGGCCAGCAGGCCCAGTTGAAGGCATTACAGGGTTACTGGCATAGCCAACTCGAACCCGGTCTTAAACAGGCAAAAAGTGCAGAAACCGTTGCTGATGACGTTGCCCGCTTTGTTGCGCGTATCGACACGCTGGTCTCTTCTTTCGATTCTTCCACCGAGATGCGCATTGAACGCGTGGTGATGCTCCATCGGGCAATGGCTCTTTTTATGGCTTTGCTGCTCATTTTTACCATCGTCTGGCTGCGCGCACGGTTGCTGTACCCATGGCAACAGCTGTTAGCCGTCGCGCGGGCGGTGACGGAAAGAGATTTTACCCAGCGCGCGCACATTAGCGGACGCAACGAAATGGCCATGCTGGGACAGGCGCTGAACAACATGTCTGGCGAACTGGCCGAAAGCTACGCGGTGCTCGAAAAGCGCGTGCAGGAAAAAACGGCGGGTCTGGAACAAAAGAACGAAATTCTCTCGTTCTTATGGCAGGCAAACCGCCGTCTGCATTCGCAGATCCCCCTGTGCGAACGCCTTTCACCGGTGCTCAACGGCCTGCAAAGCCTCACGCTGTTGCATGATATCGAACTGCGGGTTTACGACGTTGAAGACGAAGAAAATCATCAGGAATTCACCTGTCAGTCCGATATGTCCTGCGATGACAAAGGCTGTCATCTCTGCCCGCGCGGTTTACCGCCGCTCACCAGCAGCGGGACGACGCTGAAATGGCGTCTCACTGACAGCCACACTCAGTACGGCATCCTGCTGGCAACGCTCCCGACGGGCCGCCATTTGAACCACGATCAGCAGCAGCTGGTCGACACGCTGGTCGAACAGCTCACCGCGACCCTGGCGCTCGACAGACATCAGGAAAAACAACAGCAGCTGATCGTGATGGAAGAGCGCGCCACCATTGCCCGCGAGCTTCACGATTCGATCGCACAGTCGCTGTCGTGCATGAAGATGCAGGTGAGCTGTCTGCAAATGCAGGATGACGGGCTGCCGGAGAACAGCAAGCAGCTGCTGGGGCAGATCCGCAACGAGCTGAACACCTCATGGGTGCAGCTTCGCGAGCTGTTAACGACTTTCCGCCTGCAACTCACGGAACCCGGGCTGCGGCCTGCGCTGGAGTCCAGCTGTCACGAATTTAGCGCCCGACTGGGGTTCCCGGTGAAACTGGATTACCAGCTCCCCCCGCGTTTTGTGCCCTCGCATCAGGCCATCCATTTGCTACAAATCGCCCGCGAGGCATTGAGTAATACGCTCAAGCACGCCAGCGCGACGGCAGTCACCGTGACCGTAAGTCACCACCAGAATCAGGTGAAACTTATCGTTCAGGATAACGGCTGCGGCGTGCCGGAAAACGCTGAGAGAAGCAACCACTATGGTTTAATTATTATGCGAGACCGAGCGCAAAGCCTGCGCGGAGATTGCCAGGTTCGCCGGGGTGAGTCTGGCGGCACTGAAGTAGTGGTGACCTTTATACCCGAAAAGCCTCTAATCACTTCTCAAGGAGAAACCCATGTCTAA